The Phragmites australis chromosome 1, lpPhrAust1.1, whole genome shotgun sequence genomic interval TATCAAACTGTAAATAACTTCTGAACATGCAGGTATGGTTCAACTAGAGCTACTTGACCCCTAGCTCGACGTGAGGCACCATTCGTCCCACATTGTCGTGCAGGCTGAGGAGCTCCCAGTACTACGACCCAGTGTGTCGGATGAGCTTAGGAGGGTTGACGCTCGCTAGATCCACAGGTTTGTACCATTTCAATGTAACGTTATCTACGGCTTGCTGTCGCAATGGTTTGCTAATTGTATTTTGTTTGCAGGTTGCATGTTGCTGGGCTTCTTCCGCTGTGTCGGATGGTGGAAGTGGCCGCGTTGGTGGGGGATTCGGAGGTGGCCACACGCTTCAGTTACAATAGGGCCCTCCTAGCGGCTCTTGTGGACAGGTGGCGATCCTAGACGCACATGTTCCACCTCCTGTGCGGCGAGATGGTGCACACGCTCAAGGACGTctatctgctaatgggcttgcCTTTCCTGAGTGCCACCGTTGAAGCAAGGGACATGGGTGTGGCATGACACGATAAGATGTTGGGCCGCTTCTCCATCGTTCAATGGAGGGACAGCCTAGCCCCGCTCAGGCCTTTTCTAGGGTCCGAGAAGCACAGTCTGACAAAGGTCTTTCTCGTTCAGTTTGTGGTATATCCCTTTTTAGTGTTTTATGATATCCTTACATTATTAACCGATGAACATATTTGaaattatttcttctttgaCAAGCAGACAACATCCACCCACTGGCAGGCAACGAGGACATCTCTCATCACTTTGAGGCGTAGCTCATGTAGTTGTTCGGGTGAatcatgttcaccgagaccTACGGTAATACAATCTCGAGGAGCATGATACCTTATGCCTAAGAGGTTATGAACGCCGACCCTAGGGAGGTCTCGCAGTACATGTGGACTTGTGCTGTGCTGGTTGTGACGTACCGTGGCCTGTGTGTCGCCTGCACAAAGACCGATGCTAAAGCGATCCTCACCAGGTGTCCCCTATTgcttcagctatggtcgtatgAGTGTTTTGCCATTGGCAGGCCCGTTGTCGACCACATCACATACCAGTACCCTTCCAACGGCGTCGGTGGCCTGACCATGGGCTCGTTGTGGTGTAGATGTAGGGTAAGAGCTATGAAGTTTGCACGTATTTGTTCAAttcttcattttttgtttctctaacttagtttAGTTGCACAGTCGACTTGATCCAGTGTGCAGACCCACCGCATGTACCTGGACTTTGTTCACCCGTTCGATGAGCTAACGGTGAACGATGTTCGCTGGAGGCTGTACTCAGAGGAGGAGGTACTTTTGTGCTGCCCCAGATCTACACGTCACCACCGCCGTCGTTGTCGCTGGACTTCACGCCGGTTCTCCCATCGTTGGGCTAACATCGTAGCACACCGTCTTTGCGCCACCCGTAGCGTGCCGTCATGCGCCGACTTCATGCTGCCTAATTTGTCATCGCGCTTGCCCAACCGTCATTTGCCGTCCATCGCATTGCCACTTAGATCCGCCTACCGTCGCTCAGGTCCACTTAGATTAGCCCGGGATGGATCCGTCATCGCTCAAGATCTGCCTTTCGCACTAGTCCTTTAGCGCCGCCGACCTTCAACGCTCCTCGACCTACATCGGTATTAGGGCAGGGCTCACCCAAACCGTAGAAGATCCGAAGGCAGTACGCTCGACCGTGTCCTGAGAACGCTGCACGCCCACGTGGACCTGTCGCCCATTGGATGGGCAACAGGTACTTGTCGCCCATCCAACAGCGATAAGAGTATAGATGTGCAATTTACCAAAATGgacatatatatttgcaaattccaaaaataaaaaatatagaaataaaaatctACAATCTATAGGATGTACATGGACTGTTGAAATGGGCTAGAAGTAGATAGTCGGGCCATGCTGAATATAGTCCAATCTTTTTTAGTTCTTCGTAGAATGACATAAGAACCCTAGGGAAAATTTTGACCTACTAATACCATGTAGATATTTCCATTCTGTTAGTGACAACTTACGAAAAAAGGAGTGTTTGTTAATATTACTTTTGCTTATTTTGTTACCATCACACATGAGTAAGGAAGCCTACTACTCTTTCTGGTCCTAAATATAAATGCACGGTCTCCATTATAACTTTTGATTAGAAATATCTATGGATGTATATTATTTCAAATAAGAAAAGATCTAATTTATTACCCCAAATAATTCATTTTGTCTATCTAGTTTGCAAACAAAAACTTAACTCATTTTACTATCTCGAACTATTCAATGCCAGACAAACTTTTCCACTAGGagaatatttttcatgatgaatttaACAATATCAATGTTATGTTATGTATGACTTTTTAGATATTGCTGGTGGAAGTTAAAAAGATTTGATCAACAACAATCCTAATTGATTTATATTTAGGATCAGAGGTATTACATTTGTATCTAAATTAGTCTTTTAGTTGATCTGCAGCCTAAAACAGAACAACTGTCGTAAATTAGATACGCAAGGATTAGCATGGTTTAAGCTATTTGTGGATGTCAGCTCGATTCAATGGCTTGGAAGAGAGAAAGACAATTTCGGTTGACCACTCTTTGTCATTTCATTTCATTCAAGAAAAGAAGAGCCTTCGTTCGACATGGAGTTGAACCTTTTTTTCTATATCTGAAACTAAGCGGGTAGTGAAATTGTAGTGCTCGCCAAATTTGGCAAAGCCACGCCGTAGCCCACACAAGTCATGGTTTTGTCATTTCGAGAACTCTAAATTTACAAGCTTAGATCgattttattttctaaactgTATATTGGGTTTGTGATCTGTTTTTACAGTTATCATCGTAACTACTATGAAATAGGATCTCAGTtggttatatttaaaaaaaaaatctagacgaTAGGTGGGTCCCACGTGTCATGTTTTGGCGCGACACTCCGCATGAGCATGGTTAGATCCTAGGATGGTGAGCGTGTAGGAAGTAAGAGGATCTCCGTTCGTACTGAAGAGGGAATGCAGTAAGTCAGGGATGAGGAAACGTCGTTAAGCGTGCAGTAAGTCAGTGGCGAAGCCATGGCATGGCTAGAGGGGCCTGCACCCCCTAACGACGCTGTCATCTAACTAATTAGTTAACTgcaatttaatttaattagttCTCTTCATATTTAATTGATCCCTCCCATATTAAATTTCTGGTTTCCCCCTGCATCTCGCGGAGGGCACTGCGTCACATGGGCGTCGACATCGTAGGTGGGGGGAGGAGGGCCACCACGGCACCGGGCACTGAACCCTCCTGCCTGGGCGGGCACCAACACCCAACCACTCCAAGCCAAATTCCTCACCTGCGCTGCACCGCCCCGTCCGTCCACGCTCTTCGGCCTCCTCCCGGCGACCAATCGCGCCGCGCTGCCGGTGGTGGCACGATACGactaggagagagaggagagaccGATGGCGTGCCACGCCGTGCCTCCCGCGACACGACGCGTGCACATGTTCTGCGCCGGGAGGCGACAGGCGACGCGCGGGGAAAGGTCAGTCCCATCCGACACAACCACGCTTGGTTGCCTGCCGGGTCCCGATCGCCCCGGTGTGAATGCGAGTGCGACGGAGGAGGTGCCCTCCCTCGGTTAGTGGAGGCACGTCGCTGCCCCCGTGTAGACAAGCGGCCACAGTTCTGGCGATCCCAGGGGAGAACTTACAATTTGCAAACATGCCCTCCCAATTAGATACAGGATTACGATAGGCCAAGTTGCAGGGCAGACCCATCCGTGAAATTACCATCTTGCAAGGACACGTAGAGAATTCCCCAAAGCAGGGATTAAGTAGACCCGGTCTGGTCGTCGTCAGCCATGTACCAGTGTACTgtagtgcaaaaaaaaaaagagctgcTTGTTTTGCAATCGCCAGAGCCAAATGAATGCGGGTTGCCGACAGGGCGCACCCGGACGTGCGTCCCACTATCGcccacttgcttccccacaaaGCAGAAGATGCACCCAGAGCCCAGAGGAAAATTGTGCTCACAAATCACAACACAATAAATAAACGTAACGTCGTGAGTGATATTGTTGTTTGTTTCGTTAGTGCGTGTCTTGCTTGCCGTATGTGCTGCGCCATATGCGCGTACGATGATTTTTTCTTTGAACCAtttttattctaatattttaatattaactCCTCCTGGACTAATCTCTTTGATTGCGCCACTCGTCATGATAAATATCTACTGTCACGCCATTCAAAAATTCCTGCTTGACATGATAGGAAATGTGTCacattgtgttttttttttaatctagagTGACAATATTGAGTGACAATGTTGTCTTGTCACATGgcatgataaaaaaatagtttctgaAAATACAGTCCGGAAGAGATTGGTACTAAAATATAGAATAAAAAAACTCGCGTACTGTCCGCCGGTAGCTCTACAGTGGGTGCCACCAATGACATGCCCAGGTTTAGTGTTCGCAAAAATCCATGAGTTGACATATTTAAGTGTTGAGACATCAAGTTAGATGCTTAATCTTATCTATGCTCTTGGCTCTGAAGTGTGCTGAGCCAGCTCGTATCAAAGCAAACCCGGCGCCCTGGCCCCCAATCAACAGGGGCTCCATTTTAGCTACAGTACTTATAACACTGGTATTAGCACTAGCTTTTTCGGAAACAAGATGATTATagatgctcattagcacttcGCAAGGTGCAACATCCCCACCGCatctgcctttttttttttctcttaataAGCACATAGTGTCAAACAAAGGAGGCTATGCCATGCATCATCAACCAATAACTCTGGTTCTGAATTTACTTGGGACAAACTGGACTCGGCACTGGTTTCTCTGGGCATACATGCGTTTACACATTTTAGGGATCACATTAAATGTACATTGTAATATGTTTAAGAGTGAAATGGTTCTGTTCCCCTAGGTGCTATGGTTTGGTATCCTTCGTTCTCTATCGGTACCATAGTTTGTAGCTACTTCTACTATATCCCTTAGCATCTCTTTATAGATGTTAAGtgataaaattaattaattgattgattTTATTACTAAAATTAAGTTGGTATTAGTAGCAAATCTTAGCTTATCATGTCACAACCATGTCTACAATCTTAGCATCGATGCTAACCTATTTCTCTCTTCCTTGTCTTCTTTCAGACACCAATGGATGTACGTGATTTTAGATCGTTTTCACTTACTTGCTGATAGCATCAAGTAGTATAGTATATCGATAAACAAGGGTGTCGCGTCTTATAGCATCAAGAAAGTTGCCTCTGTACGGTACTCCAAGTAGCAAGTGCATAACAGCTGTATTTGTTTAGGTGGTGATGTAGAAGCAAGCAAAACCATACTAGCACTAGCAGAGAGCAGAGAGTGATGGATGGACACGTCAGCAGCAATCTTTGACCTACGTATAATGAGACAGACAGGACTACAGCTGTCCTAGGAAACGTCATGCGATCTTTGTATGCATCTCGACAAGATAACGAGAAGGAAATGGTCAGATTGGCAAAGCTGTTAATTATGTTAGAGGTAGAATAAAAGGTAGAGATTGAACAAACTGAGGTAGAATTCAGCTGTTCTGTACAGATTGAACGGACGTCATTGGGAAGACATTTTTAGTTCGTGACAAATTACTACTCCAGTCGGAAGCAGATGTGGTGAGGCGCACAGTCGACAGCCAGCCAGCCGCGCGCGTGCCGAGACCTCCACGGCGGGACGCGGCTTGGCCACCTTCGGCGAAGCttccttcccctcccctccccgcgGCCACGTCCGGCCTTGACAGTTTGACGTCGAACGCACAACAGCCCAAGTCACCATCCCAGAGCACGACTGATCCACAGACACACTGCACCAACCGAACCGCGCCATCTTCGCATGTCGcgtcgataaaaccgctcgccTCGCCGCGCACCGCACGCCATTCCCTGTTCCCacgcctcccctcccctcccctctcgtcGGAGAAGAGCAAGGCAAAGGCAACAGGGAAGGCAGCAGCGAGCAATTCATGGAGAGCTACGACCGCGAGTTCTGGCAGTTCAGCGACCAGCTGCGCCTGCAGACGGCGAGCCTGTCCACCCTCTCCCTCGGCGACTCCATCTGGTCCCCCGCCAGCGCCACCGACCGCCGCAACGCCCTCTTCGCTTCCGCAGACCCcttcccctccgccgccgccaagaACAACGACGGCGGCCCCGGCCTCATCGGCTCCGGCAAGCTCGCCTTCGGTAGCACCACCACCAGCAAGGCCGACCGATACAATAACAACGTCGCCAATCTCCCCACCGAGAAGACGTACAGTAACAATAACAACATCAACAGCAGCGGCTATGCCAAGAGCAGCAGCAACATCAACAACAGCTTTGCATTCAACAAGATGGGGAGCTACGGCTACAACAGCAGCAACGGCGGGGAGGTGAAGAGCTACTTCGACAAGTCCGCCGGGAGGCCGGCGAGCAACAACAACCACAGCCACCACCACGTCGGCAAGAAGGATTATGGCAAGAAGAAGCCCGGCAAGAACGAGAGCAACAACGCCGGCGGCGCGGGGGCGGACAAGAGGTTCAAGACGCTGCCCGCGTCGGAGGCGCTGCCGAGGGGCGAGGCCGTCGGCGGGTACATCTTCGTCTGCAACAACGACACCATGGACGAGAACCTCAGGAGGGAACTCTTCGGTAAGCACTAAATTCGTGCCGTCGGTTCTTGATCACACTGAATTCTTGAATAGAAAAACGTCAAAACTAAAGATGCTATCTTTCTTGAACAACTGAAGTGATCAGAGAGAGCTAATGACTGTTGGGTTGTAGGATTGCCGTCGAGGTACAGGGATTCGGTGAGGGCCATCAGGCCAGGGCTGCCCCTCTTCCTCTACAACTACTCTACCCACCAGCTCCACGGCATCTTCGAGGTACTTAGTACTAGATAAGATTCCTTTTTATCAATATTGTGCAAATTcgacgagctgctaatttgtgCTCATCACCTTACAATCAATATTGTGCAGGCGGCGAGCTTTGGAGGGGCCAACATCGACCCGACGGCGTGGGAGGACAAGAAGTGCCCCGGCGAGTCCCGCTTCCCTGCACAGGTATGGTGCCTGCCTCATCTGCTGCCGCTCACCGGACCTGCTCATGTATCGACACACCGGCACGCATCAATAGATTAAAAGCTAGGAATCCGTATGTTTGAAACGTGCAAGGCTTGAGCGGATGAGATTAGATTAGGCCGTGACTGCCTAACCACCTCACCAAATACGTATGAGCCGGGTCGGCCGGTTGGTTCGTCAGCCAGAGACCGACACGACGACACCCTGAAACAGATCTTGGTTGTTGAATGCTAGCTGATGTGGTACAATATCTGATGGATCGATGGACAGGTGAGGGTGGCAACGCGGAAGATCTACGACCCGCTGGAGGAGGACGCCTTCCGCCCCATCCTCCACCACTACGACGGGCCCAAGTTCCGGCTCGAGCTCTCCGTCACCGAGGCCCTCGCCCTGCTTGACATCTTTGCTGACAAGGACCACGCCTGAACTCATCACCTTCACCTTCAGGGGACGCCACGCAATAATAaaaccggcacggcacggcacgtcTCTGTGTATGCTAGCTATACTGGCCGTGTACTACACTAGTATTTTCTGGGCTGAGAGGCATGCGTCCCATTGCTTTGATGACTGCAGAGGATATTAGCCCAGCTCATTTCTGTAAACACACCTGTTTGTACATACACATACTTTGGCTGATGTTGTATGTTCCATCGCGATCTTTTCAAAGACTAAAGATTAGATGCATTCGTTCGTCTTGAATGGGAATTTGTCCTGTTTCGTCTTGTCGACAAAGATTTGTGTTTCAAACGAACCAGATGAAAGGTCGTTAAACAACAGAAACTAAGACATTTGGGTTGCACCAGATGAAGCCAGACGCCCACAGCCACAGGGCACGACAACCTCTCATTTCACCATCTCAGTTAACTCCTAAAACACATTCAAAACTGCAGGAGATAGCACCAATAACCAGGAGCTTCAGAGTGGGGGAATAGAGAACACGGGGAAAGAAAGCTCTTCAAATACATTCGATAATCTATCATCGGTTTAGACCGCAAAATAATTATGCGCCATCAAGCTTCCTTGCACTCGAATTTTGTTCTCCAGCTTCAACCAAACAGATTATGGGGAGCAGGGTCAGCCATGGCTGAGTTATGGTGATGAACCATATACCACCTGCTGTTACGGAACTCATATACATTAGTCACGTGGAACACCACAGGGTCAACTGGGTCAACGCCAACATTTGCCTTCATGTTAACCCATGCCACCTCACCAAGTACACGAGCCCGAACATCACGTGTCTGGAAAGCAACACCCTGCCCTCCATCTTGGCCCCAGTTGAACAGCAAGCCCCAGCTTTCCATCACTGCATTGTACCTGTTAAAGAAATCAAGTGGCAAGCATTGCCACAAGAGGACCTGTTAGATAATGTTTATGCAAATGAAATTTTCATCAGAAATGGAGCAGTACGTAACAAAGATGCACCTCGATGGTACTTGTGGAATCATTAAATCCGCACTCAGAAAATTTCATAAGAACCAGATCAAGAAAATAAATGGATTAACTTCTATACCTTGACACGGTAAATCACTGTCAATGGGTCTAGTTCTATAATTACTGACAGATGGTAAAGTACAGCCTACTGCAAGACAGTAACCAATGGACCCCAATACTGCCAAAGCATACAAAATAAATTTTGgccgaatttttttatatgcatTGATACAACAAAAGCTGTAGAATTAAGCACGTCTACAGTAAAACATATCAAATGGATTATTATCGAAACATTCAAACTGTTTCAAAGACCCAAAATGCATTTTTCTGCATTGGGCTCTTTCATCAACTGATGTAAAGATCAGTTAATCCACCATATTTTTTCTATACGGAAAGATAAGAGTTTCAAATCTTTGTCATCAAATGAGCAATAGCTTATTTTAATATTCCGACTGCACAGGAAATCCTTCATTCACAAGTTAGCTTTCTATAATTATGTCTACACATGATGCTTTCTATAATTATATTCATAGGGGCATGGAGTTTAAATAAAATCCTGCAAAATTAAGATGCAAAAAATAAGATGACAAGATAAAAAACCACATGCATGCAGACTAATTTTTTTTCGTAAATTCAATGGACGTGACAACTAAATAGCAAAGATGCTGCAAAACCGCAATGCTTGGTAGATGTTCAAAGGCCAAAGAGGCAAAGAAAGGAAAGAATGTGGAACAAGTGAAAATTTCAACAAGATAACAATAACAGAGTGGCAGAAAATTGAATGAAATCAAGCCTAGGCTTAGCTGTAGAATTCTAATTCTAATAGACTAATAGTACTAATTGCTGTAACTGTAAATAACTTGATTTCACAAGTTTGCATATAAGCTTACAGCAACATGGTAGTGATGAAAAGAGAGGGGAGGTCTAAAGAAATGGATACCGTAGATGGGTAAATCGACTTTTTGCAACCTATCTCTCAATGACAGTTGGATGTAACTGTATGACAATTGACACAGTTTTATATGCCATATTGAAGCAAGCACAATACAAACTGTTTTTCACTTTCTGAAGTGCTATCAACCAActgttttgaagtttgaaaaaGGAGCAGAAATAATCATCGTAGCTCATTCATATGTATGCACAACTAATTCATGATGTCTCCATAATTTTACTTCTTTTCCAAATATGAAAGGCAAGGAAACCTATTAGTGTATCTCTTTGAACAGTCAATGAATTGCTTACACCGTATCTTCCTGAACTAATGTTCTGGATCTtctaaatttttcaaaaaaatattctcACATGATTTAATATATGCAATAACCCAAAAATAAAATTGTCAATCAGATCAGACACCCTATAGGAGAGAACAGAAACATAAATTAGAAATTTGTTTCAATCACAGCAAAGTTCAAGACATACCCTGTAAAGAACTCCCCAGTCGCATGAATACACTTGACATAGTCCGCATTAAGCCAGAAACAGCTCATTGCTGACAAGGATCCTTCCCTGATGATATTATAGAACTGTGCGTTAAGATTCATGATGGCTTTTGTAGCTGCATAGTATGCCTTCCATCCATTAGGTGGAGTTATATTAATCTGCTCCACTGTAAAATCCTGCAAGAGTTGATTTACATTACGAGGTTGCAAAACAAGCTCAGAAATTGTACAAAAAAATCGGCATAATCACAAAGGCTGTTGTTTTAAACATTCAAAATACACAACTTCACATATTCGCATCAAGAGAACATGAGGACCTCAGAATGTAAAGCTATATGAATCacttttcccaaaaaaaaagtcacaaaaaacaCAGAAAATGAACTCATCTGCTAAGTCGTGTGGATAGTTTGAAGGGATAATGGTACAATAAACAAACACATTATTATGGTTTTCTCAGCAAGGTACAAATAGAATAATAAAGTCATGCATGCACTAAAACAGTACAATAACCACACATTTTTCAACTAGACACTTAACTTTGCATATTTACAACATAAACTTTCTTGTTTGCCACGTGTAGGTCAACAACATGGCTAGACTGTGAAAACGCCAGGAAAAAATCGAACTGAAGCAAGTTAAAGTTTTTTACGTCATCACTGATGTTAAACATATCAGAGCTGCATTGCAGCCATGTTGAGGAAACAAATAATTTCGCTTTAATTCAGTAATGGCCTAACCGCACCCCCTATATATGGACAAAAATTCTATGCAACAGTGCTGAAGACGCCTCCTCCTGCAGCACCGCCTAGATGGCCGCCACGTGGTCCTCAAAATGGTGGATGGTATGCCGTAGCAAGGTTCGGTTCATTCCACGCTACTAAAAGAAAATAAGCATAATTGTATGCACCAGCACAAAGGTAATAAATGTAAGCCTAAAGGCGCTGATTGTCCTACCGGTGTGGAAACAAGCAGGGAGAGAATACTACATTCGCAATCAGACAGCAGACCGGTCAAGGAGAAGCCAAGGGAGGCCTAGCAGCGCACCTTGCGGTAGAGCGCCTTCCAGGCGCCGTCGTCATTGGCCGCGCGGCGCATGGCGGAGTTGGTCATGGAGAGGCGGCAGAGGC includes:
- the LOC133913842 gene encoding F-box protein SKIP8-like, giving the protein MDGVRALIAAGATAVCCFLCAFWAFRSPSSSASASSKKQHCCGSASCGCRAKSVNGEMAVGGEKNKKAQEPAPLEGGGASMMEQLVPEITTHALSYLDYTSLCRLSMTNSAMRRAANDDGAWKALYRKDFTVEQINITPPNGWKAYYAATKAIMNLNAQFYNIIREGSLSAMSCFWLNADYVKCIHATGEFFTGYNAVMESWGLLFNWGQDGGQGVAFQTRDVRARVLGEVAWVNMKANVGVDPVDPVVFHVTNVYEFRNSRWYMVHHHNSAMADPAPHNLFG
- the LOC133913834 gene encoding B2 protein-like, with the translated sequence MESYDREFWQFSDQLRLQTASLSTLSLGDSIWSPASATDRRNALFASADPFPSAAAKNNDGGPGLIGSGKLAFGSTTTSKADRYNNNVANLPTEKTYSNNNNINSSGYAKSSSNINNSFAFNKMGSYGYNSSNGGEVKSYFDKSAGRPASNNNHSHHHVGKKDYGKKKPGKNESNNAGGAGADKRFKTLPASEALPRGEAVGGYIFVCNNDTMDENLRRELFGLPSRYRDSVRAIRPGLPLFLYNYSTHQLHGIFEAASFGGANIDPTAWEDKKCPGESRFPAQVRVATRKIYDPLEEDAFRPILHHYDGPKFRLELSVTEALALLDIFADKDHA